GACAACGTCGAAGCCGCCTGGGACCGGCTGCCGGCGCGCTACGACGAACGCTTCCGTCGCATGTGGCGGTTCTACCTCGCCGGGTCGATGGCGTGCTTCCGCGCGCGCAACCTGCAGCTCTGGCAGCTGGTGCTGTCGCCGCACGGCGTGCCGGGCGGCTACCGCGCGCCGCGCTGATCGTCCGGCGCCGTCACCTCCAGCCGGTCGTGCAGATGCAGTCGCCGTACGGCGGTGGCGAGGGTGCCGCCGAGGTCGCCGTCGAGACGGAGGCCGGCAAGTCCATCGGCACGGGTGTTGCCGCGGTTGAGGATGGCGAGCGGCAGCCCGCGCTCGTGCGCCATGCGTGCGAAGCGGAACCCCGAATAGACCATCAGCGAGGAACCTGCGACCAGCATCGCGTCCGCGCGTTCGAACGCGTCGAGCGTGGCCCCGTACCGCTCGCGCGGGACGTTTTCGCCGAAGAACACGACGTCCGGCTTCAGCAGGCCGCCGCAGCGCATGCACTGCGGTGGCACGAAATCCTGTTCGGCCTTTTCGTCAATGTCCGCGTCACCGTCAGGGGCCGACGTTGCGGGACCGGGCGACCAGCAGGGGTTGAGGCTCAGGAGCCGGGCCTGCAGCGAAGCACGCGATAGCCGGTCGCCACAGCCCAGGCATACGACCGCGTCGATGCGGCCGTGCAGGTCGATCACGCGCCGACTGCCGGCGCGCTGGTGCAGGCCGTCGACGTTCTGCGTCACCAGCATCGCCAGCAGTCCGCCGTCG
This portion of the Luteimonas yindakuii genome encodes:
- a CDS encoding NAD-dependent protein deacetylase, with product MQLLPSPPATTVDDDASRLADWFSQHRRVFVLTGAGCSTASGIPGYRGDDGRWTRPPPVTWQGFTGDPAIYRRYWARSHVGWPRFDRARPNEAHRALAALDDGGLLAMLVTQNVDGLHQRAGSRRVIDLHGRIDAVVCLGCGDRLSRASLQARLLSLNPCWSPGPATSAPDGDADIDEKAEQDFVPPQCMRCGGLLKPDVVFFGENVPRERYGATLDAFERADAMLVAGSSLMVYSGFRFARMAHERGLPLAILNRGNTRADGLAGLRLDGDLGGTLATAVRRLHLHDRLEVTAPDDQRGAR